Part of the Sulfurimonas denitrificans DSM 1251 genome is shown below.
AGCATTTTTAAATGTTATTATTTCAAACTCTTTATAATCGCTCATCGCAATTTCAAGAGATTTTCTCATATTTATATCATCTTCAACTATTGCAATTTTCACTAAATTTCACCTTTTCCTAAAGGAGTGATTCTAGCGAAACTATCATTAAGATCGACTTTGAAGCAAGTTGTTCTAAGTGTGAGAGTTGTAGTTGAGCTATTTTGTAGATTAATGTTTGTCTCTTTATGCTCTACATGTAGTCCAAGTTTGTGAATGTAATCTATAAATTCAGAAGAGTTTAGGGCGATTATTTTTTTTAAGTCATTTTGATTGTTGCTAGCCAAGAGGAGTTCTGAGTATGGCTTGCCACTACACTTTTTCATACTCTTTGAAACAAGAAGCGTTTCATTGTATAAAATGGCATCTTTGACTATGTATTTGTATGATATAAGATATTCACTCGCACAAAGTGAGAGTGAACATAGAACTATTGTTGAGCAAAATCTGAGTGTGAAATTAATATTTCCATCTCTACTTCGCATAATCCCTCTTTAAAAGTTGTCTCAACTATATCTGCATTTCTTACTATTGCTTGAACGTATGTGCGGATTGTTGATTTTTGAACCATCATATTTTTGATAGTGTCTTGCCCATCAACACGAACACCTTTTACTTTTTCAGCTATTGCTCTATATGCATCAGCAATAGCAGCTCGCTTAGCAAGTGCGTAAGCTTGAGCAGGAGAAGATGTGTTCATAGGTGCAACACCTTGACCAACGACAGAGATATGCATAGATCTATTTTGTTTTAGAATTTCTTCTTGAGTCGCCATAGTAGCTAACTCTTCTTCTCTTTGAGCTCTAACTTGAGAGAGTTTATCCATTGTTTTTTGGCTCTCTTCTTTTGCTTGAGCCGCCTGCATTTTAGCAATTGCAGCCTCTTCACGAACTGCTGCTAACTCAGCATTTGTTTGCTCTACAACAGTAGTATCAACTACGAGAACTTTATCAGCTCCAAAAAGTGATGAAACACTTAAAAGCATCGCAAGTAGTATAGAATATCTCATTGTTTGTCCCTTGGCATGGTTTTATAAATTTTTCTTAAGCAACTACTATTCCAATTCATTTGACTCAAAAAGAGAGTCATCTTCTTCATCATCTTCAATAGGTTGTTTTGGACAGCGAGAAACACTTGCAACATCATCACCTTTTACAATATAGACACCACTTGTGTTTCTACTTGATTTTGAGATTGTTTGCATATCAACTCTAATCATCTTTCCAGCTTTAGTAAGAGCCATCATATCCATCTCTTCATCTACCATCAGACAGCCAACAACATATTTTCCAGTTTTTGCAGTCATCTTCATAGCTATAACGCCGCTTCCACCACGATTTGTTAAACGATATTCTCCAGCATCTGTACGTTTTCCGATACCTTTTTCACTTACAACTAAAATCTCTTGCTCATCATTGGCAATAATATTTGCATCAACTACTTCATCCTCTGCATGTTTAAACTTAATACCTCTAACACCTCTGGTATTTCTACCTTGATCACGAGTTTTTTCCATATCAAATTTAATACATTGAGACATTTTAGTCATAATAAATAGATATTTAATGCTCTTGTCTGCAATTTTTGCAGTTATAATAGAGTCATCATCATCAAGTAAAATAGCTTTTACACCATTGCTTCTGATGTTTGAGAACTCACTTAAGTTTGTTCTCTTTACAACACCTTTTTTAGTGAAAAATACTAGAGATTTCTCTTCGCTAAAATCTGTTGTAGGGTTTATAGACTGAATCTGCTCATCGGCAACAAGATTTAGAAGATTTACAACTGCTTTACCTTTTGCTGTTCTGCTTCCTTCTGGGATTTTATAAACTTTGAGCCAGTGAAGCTGCCCGCGGTCAGTTACAAAAAGAAGAGTGTCATGAGTGTTACATGTAAAGAACCTCTCTATAAAGTCATCCTCATAAGTAGTAACGGCAATCTTGCCTTTTCCGCCTCTTTTTTGCTTCTCATATTGTGCTAAAGGAACTCTTTTAATATAGCCTCTGTGTGTGATTGTTACAACCATAGGCTCATTTGGAATAAGGTCTTCAACGTCAATGTCATCATAATCATCTTCTACGTCTGTTCTTCTTACGTCAGTATAAATTGTTAAAAGTTCATCAAACTCTTGATCTATAATGCCATGTAGAACCTCTTCGCTTTTTAAGATAGATTCTAGGTAAGTGATAAGTTTAAGAAGCTCAAGAAGTTCATTTTCAATTTTTTCACGCTCTAGTCCTGTCAATCTTCCAAGGCGCATATCCACGATGCTTTGTGCTTGAATGACACTGAAGTCAAATTCTGAAACAAGGTTGTCTCTTGCCTCTTCTATGTTTTTGCTTGATTTTATAACTCTGATAATCTCATCAATAATATCAAGAGCTTTTTTAAGACCTTCTAAGATGTGTGCTCTTGCTTTTGCTTTTTCAAGATCAAAAATTGTGCGACGAATTATAATTGTTTTGCGGTGATTTATAAAATGTTTTAGAATGTCAATTATTCCAAATATGCGAGGCTCTTGGTTTAATATTGAGAGCATGATGATTCCAAATGTTACTTGCATGCTTGTCTGTTTAAATAGATTGTTTAGGACTATCTCACTCATCGCATCTTTTTTTAACTCTATAACAACACGGATACCTTCACGGTCAGATTCATCTCTAATCTCTGAGACACCATCTATCATCTTATCTTTTACAAGATTTGCAATGT
Proteins encoded:
- a CDS encoding LPP20 family lipoprotein; the encoded protein is MRYSILLAMLLSVSSLFGADKVLVVDTTVVEQTNAELAAVREEAAIAKMQAAQAKEESQKTMDKLSQVRAQREEELATMATQEEILKQNRSMHISVVGQGVAPMNTSSPAQAYALAKRAAIADAYRAIAEKVKGVRVDGQDTIKNMMVQKSTIRTYVQAIVRNADIVETTFKEGLCEVEMEILISHSDFAQQ
- the gyrA gene encoding DNA gyrase subunit A, with the protein product MSNLLHNDNIQTINIEETLQSSYLDYSMSVIVGRALPDVRDGLKPVHRRILYAMDKLSLSHGAKFKKSARIVGDVIGQYHPHGDTAVYDALVRMAQHFSMRMQLVDGQGNFGSVDGDNAAAMRYTEARMTKYAGELLKDLEKNTVNMIDNYDGTTKEPDVMPTRVPNLLINGSSGIAVGMATNIPPHNPQEIMMGLKALLANPNIELYELMEHIKAPDFPTGGTIFGKKGIMDAYATGRGRIKVRAKTHIEKKGNKDIIIIDELPYQVNKARLIENIANLVKDKMIDGVSEIRDESDREGIRVVIELKKDAMSEIVLNNLFKQTSMQVTFGIIMLSILNQEPRIFGIIDILKHFINHRKTIIIRRTIFDLEKAKARAHILEGLKKALDIIDEIIRVIKSSKNIEEARDNLVSEFDFSVIQAQSIVDMRLGRLTGLEREKIENELLELLKLITYLESILKSEEVLHGIIDQEFDELLTIYTDVRRTDVEDDYDDIDVEDLIPNEPMVVTITHRGYIKRVPLAQYEKQKRGGKGKIAVTTYEDDFIERFFTCNTHDTLLFVTDRGQLHWLKVYKIPEGSRTAKGKAVVNLLNLVADEQIQSINPTTDFSEEKSLVFFTKKGVVKRTNLSEFSNIRSNGVKAILLDDDDSIITAKIADKSIKYLFIMTKMSQCIKFDMEKTRDQGRNTRGVRGIKFKHAEDEVVDANIIANDEQEILVVSEKGIGKRTDAGEYRLTNRGGSGVIAMKMTAKTGKYVVGCLMVDEEMDMMALTKAGKMIRVDMQTISKSSRNTSGVYIVKGDDVASVSRCPKQPIEDDEEDDSLFESNELE